One genomic segment of Methanocella sp. includes these proteins:
- a CDS encoding acetate--CoA ligase family protein, producing MMLSELEAKELLAGYGIPVNEGRAACSAVEASEIARHIGFPAVVKALSEKIVHKSDLGLVTLNLCNPSDVGRTAERILAKARTIDPEAKVVVEAMAIQGTEVIVGAKRDPQFGPTILFGLGGIFVEVFKDVSIRVAPVDKAMAMDMIQGIKGYAILKGARGKKGVDLDTLADVIVNTSKLMMEQDKVMELDMNPVMAYEKGAVAVDARALVSTTQEKKQ from the coding sequence ATGATGCTGAGCGAGCTTGAGGCAAAAGAGCTCCTGGCAGGGTACGGAATTCCCGTGAACGAGGGCCGTGCGGCGTGCAGCGCCGTCGAGGCCTCTGAGATCGCCCGGCACATCGGCTTCCCGGCGGTGGTCAAGGCGCTGTCCGAAAAGATCGTACACAAGAGCGATCTTGGCCTGGTCACGCTTAATCTCTGTAATCCTTCAGATGTCGGCAGAACTGCCGAGCGCATACTGGCGAAAGCCCGGACTATCGACCCGGAGGCGAAGGTCGTCGTCGAGGCAATGGCAATTCAGGGCACGGAGGTCATAGTGGGCGCAAAGCGGGACCCCCAGTTCGGGCCGACCATACTCTTCGGCCTGGGCGGCATCTTCGTCGAGGTCTTCAAGGACGTCTCCATCCGGGTGGCGCCCGTCGATAAGGCCATGGCCATGGATATGATCCAGGGCATCAAAGGCTATGCCATCCTCAAGGGAGCCCGGGGGAAGAAAGGCGTGGACCTGGACACACTGGCCGATGTGATCGTGAATACGTCGAAGCTCATGATGGAGCAGGATAAGGTCATGGAGCTGGACATGAACCCGGTGATGGCTTACGAGAAGGGAGCCGTGGCCGTCGATGCGCGGGCGCTTGTGAGCACCACGCAGGAAAAGAAACAATAG
- a CDS encoding DUF2111 domain-containing protein: protein MPSKERPIIIDVAKSRKPVNIQEWRSGDFKTLIYRNADAIVVLNSDGYILYTNPAAESLFDLSLAELVGAHFGFPIILDEPVELQIVNKSKELITAEMRMVEVAWAGQRCYLLSFRDLTDRTLAWQAISQSWDRLEEMVEERTRELLDANLRLEREVEAMKFRAMSDSSLEEITAFALAVHNTVCSMPVAIKTRNCPGVLIEEGDFAISARECQHLDCVFTGGHARRIYIDQGKYVGTNMFASPIVNHQGEHIAAIGIIDILGILSLEMFVADQESIHRQLGNRNRGDKHLIRSRR from the coding sequence ATGCCATCAAAAGAGAGGCCTATAATAATAGATGTGGCAAAAAGCCGGAAACCCGTGAATATCCAGGAGTGGAGATCGGGTGACTTCAAAACTCTCATCTATAGGAACGCCGACGCGATAGTCGTATTGAACAGCGATGGCTACATCCTGTACACGAACCCTGCAGCCGAGTCTCTATTCGATCTTTCGTTGGCCGAGCTGGTCGGCGCACATTTTGGATTTCCCATTATACTGGATGAGCCCGTGGAATTGCAGATCGTGAACAAGTCCAAAGAGCTCATTACCGCGGAGATGCGCATGGTCGAGGTCGCGTGGGCCGGCCAGCGTTGCTACCTCCTCTCGTTCCGCGACCTGACGGACAGGACCCTGGCCTGGCAGGCGATCAGCCAATCCTGGGACCGGCTCGAGGAGATGGTGGAGGAGCGGACCCGCGAGTTGCTCGATGCGAACCTGCGGCTGGAACGCGAGGTCGAAGCTATGAAGTTTCGAGCCATGTCGGATTCTTCTCTCGAGGAAATTACAGCTTTCGCCCTGGCGGTGCATAACACGGTGTGCAGTATGCCTGTCGCGATTAAAACTCGGAATTGTCCGGGCGTCCTCATCGAGGAAGGCGACTTCGCTATCTCCGCCCGGGAATGCCAGCATCTGGATTGCGTGTTCACCGGCGGCCACGCCCGACGGATCTACATTGACCAGGGTAAGTACGTGGGTACCAACATGTTTGCTTCACCCATCGTTAATCACCAGGGAGAACACATCGCCGCCATTGGCATCATTGACATCCTGGGCATACTATCCCTGGAGATGTTCGTGGCCGATCAAGAATCGATCCACCGGCAGCTGGGTAACCGGAACCGGGGAGATAAACATTTGATACGCAGCCGCCGCTAA
- a CDS encoding acetate--CoA ligase family protein, giving the protein MNDISLRPLLMPESIAVIGVSREPSKWGYKVFHNIVSNGYKGKAYPVNPSAPDIDSIKCYASIGAVPEPVDLAIIIVPSSAVLQVVDECGAKKVKALCVITAGFSEVGPEGAALEGKLKEKVTGYGMRMLGPNTMGFLNNSIMLNASIVPKMPPKGEISFISQSGALGLSLVDWAIGSNMGMNCVVSTGNKADVAEADLLEYFEQDKGTWTIAMYIEGLKDGRKFMDVARRVKKAKLAIKAGVSQAGARAAASHTGSLAGSDAVYDAAFKQCGVVRVEGIEEMFDAAIALSTQPKAKGNRVAILSNGGGAAIMASDACERRGLKVPELTKHTKAGIARLLPAFASVKNPIDTVAKSDYDIYRDALRMLLADDDIDCVMVIYAHAGFTSAAEPARAVVDALKEKYPKPVVACWMGGREVSAVANMFRRNRVPYYPAPERAAEALGSLIKYGEYLKEARK; this is encoded by the coding sequence GTGAACGACATCTCGCTGCGCCCGCTGTTAATGCCCGAAAGCATCGCCGTCATCGGCGTGTCAAGGGAGCCTTCGAAATGGGGATATAAGGTTTTTCATAATATCGTCAGTAATGGCTATAAAGGTAAGGCTTATCCAGTGAACCCTTCGGCGCCGGATATCGACAGCATCAAATGCTACGCGAGCATCGGCGCCGTCCCGGAGCCCGTGGACCTTGCCATCATCATCGTGCCTTCGTCCGCCGTGCTTCAGGTCGTCGACGAGTGCGGGGCGAAAAAGGTGAAGGCTCTGTGCGTCATCACCGCAGGCTTCAGCGAAGTGGGCCCCGAGGGGGCGGCCCTGGAGGGAAAGCTGAAGGAAAAGGTCACCGGCTATGGCATGCGCATGCTGGGGCCAAACACCATGGGATTCCTCAATAACAGCATCATGCTGAACGCCAGCATTGTGCCCAAAATGCCCCCGAAAGGCGAGATCTCTTTTATCAGCCAGAGCGGCGCCCTGGGATTGTCGCTGGTCGACTGGGCCATCGGCTCCAACATGGGCATGAACTGCGTAGTGAGCACGGGCAACAAGGCAGACGTGGCCGAGGCGGACCTTTTAGAGTACTTTGAGCAGGATAAGGGCACGTGGACCATCGCAATGTACATCGAGGGCTTGAAGGACGGCAGGAAGTTCATGGACGTGGCCCGCAGAGTTAAAAAGGCGAAGCTGGCCATCAAGGCGGGCGTGAGTCAGGCGGGAGCCCGGGCCGCGGCTTCGCACACTGGCAGCCTTGCCGGCTCTGATGCGGTTTATGATGCGGCCTTTAAACAATGCGGCGTGGTAAGGGTGGAGGGCATCGAGGAGATGTTCGACGCGGCCATAGCGCTGTCCACACAGCCGAAGGCCAAAGGCAACCGCGTCGCCATCCTGTCGAATGGCGGCGGGGCGGCCATCATGGCGAGCGACGCCTGCGAGCGCCGGGGCCTGAAGGTGCCCGAGCTGACGAAGCATACGAAAGCGGGCATCGCCAGGCTTTTGCCGGCCTTCGCGTCCGTGAAGAACCCCATCGATACTGTAGCGAAATCCGACTACGACATCTACCGGGATGCCCTCCGGATGCTCCTCGCCGACGACGACATCGACTGCGTGATGGTCATTTATGCCCACGCGGGATTTACCAGCGCAGCGGAGCCCGCCCGGGCCGTGGTCGACGCGCTCAAGGAAAAATACCCGAAGCCCGTGGTCGCCTGCTGGATGGGCGGCCGGGAGGTCAGCGCCGTGGCCAACATGTTCCGGCGGAACCGGGTGCCGTACTATCCGGCGCCCGAGAGGGCGGCGGAGGCACTGGGATCGCTGATTAAATATGGCGAGTATCTGAAGGAGGCGAGGAAATGA
- a CDS encoding energy-coupling factor ABC transporter ATP-binding protein — protein MLEYDSYRACETKRRGDIIHVDCVSHVYPDGSQGIHNMCFHVHEREIVAVCGGNGSGKSTLLEHLNGLLMPSQGKVYVMGEEVTDATKKEIWRHVGLVFQRPDDQLFAPTVLDDVMFGPLNMGVARDDARRIALEALESVGAEDTVDRVPAYLSGGQKRLVAIAGVLAMKPRVIALDEPTSDLDTWHCDRIERIVVRLRDRFGISVVIATHDLDLAARLADRVCILRDGSIIDEGTPRDVFYNKRLVESAGLMLPKVVEIYEDYCYHFHKEPDMRPLNVHELIEAMR, from the coding sequence ATGCTCGAGTACGACAGCTACCGCGCCTGCGAGACAAAGCGCAGGGGCGACATCATACACGTGGACTGTGTCAGCCACGTTTATCCGGACGGCAGCCAGGGTATCCACAACATGTGCTTCCATGTCCATGAAAGGGAGATCGTAGCGGTGTGCGGGGGCAACGGCTCCGGAAAATCGACCCTGCTGGAGCACCTGAACGGGCTGCTGATGCCGTCGCAGGGCAAGGTATACGTCATGGGCGAAGAAGTGACGGACGCCACGAAAAAGGAGATCTGGCGCCACGTCGGCCTGGTCTTTCAGCGTCCCGACGACCAGCTGTTCGCGCCGACCGTCCTGGACGATGTCATGTTCGGGCCGTTGAACATGGGCGTGGCCAGGGACGATGCACGCAGGATCGCCCTGGAGGCGCTGGAGAGCGTGGGCGCCGAAGACACGGTCGACCGGGTGCCCGCTTACCTATCGGGAGGGCAAAAGCGTCTCGTGGCCATCGCCGGAGTGCTCGCGATGAAGCCCCGGGTGATAGCCCTGGATGAGCCGACGTCGGACCTGGATACCTGGCACTGCGACCGGATCGAGCGCATCGTGGTGCGCCTCAGGGACAGGTTCGGCATCAGCGTGGTCATTGCCACCCACGACCTGGACTTGGCCGCCAGGCTGGCCGATCGCGTGTGCATCCTCCGGGACGGCTCCATCATCGACGAGGGCACGCCCCGGGACGTCTTCTATAATAAGCGGCTCGTGGAGAGCGCCGGGCTGATGCTGCCGAAAGTCGTCGAGATATACGAGGACTACTGCTACCACTTCCATAAGGAGCCGGATATGCGGCCGCTGAACGTGCACGAGCTCATAGAAGCCATGCGTTAG